The following DNA comes from Frankia casuarinae.
CGCCCGTCGGTGATCTTGATTAGCAGCCTTCCTTCGCCCTCGACCCTGGTGAGTGGGGGAGGTGCGATGGTCCTAGTCGCGCGCATCGGTCTCACCGCTTCCCGAACCCTCGCCGGGGGCGTCGCGGAATGCCGGCGCGGCGGTGTTGAACGTCCGGAACACTCGGTCGACGTTGTCCTCGTTCATCCCGAGGACCCGTAGCTGGCGGATCAACGCGGGGGTGTTGGGGCTCTCCATCGGGCCGAAACAGCCGTAACAGCCGCGGTGATAGGCCGGGCAGATCGCACCGCATCCGGCATGCGTGACGGGGCCGAGGCACGGCGTGCCGTGCGCGACCATCACGCACACCGTCCCCCGCCGTTTGCATTCGGTGCAGACGGCGGACGAGGAGATGTTCGGGCGTCGGCGAGCGAGGAACGCGCTGATGACTTCGAGGAGCTGGCGAGGGTTGATCGGGCAGCCCTGGAGTTCGAAGTCCACCCGGACGTGCGTGGAGATCGGGGTGGAGGTCGCCAACGTCGAGACGTACGCCGGGGTGGCGTAGACGGCCGCGAGGAAGTCACCGACGTCGGCGAAGTTGCGGAGCGCCTGGATGCCGCCGGCGGTCGCGCAGGCGCCGATTGTGACCAGACGCCGGGACGCGGCCCGGACCTGGTGGATGCGTTCCACGTCCTGTTCGGTGGTGACCGAGCCCTCGACGAGGGAGAGGTCGTAGGGACCGTCGACGGTCGCGCTGGATGCCTCCAGGAAGTAGGAGACGTCGATCTCGCCGGCGAGCGAGAGCAGCTCATCTTCGCAGTCGAGCAGGGTGAGCTGGCAGCCGTCGCAGGAGGCGAACTTCCAGACGGCGAGCCGGGGCCTGGCTGGGCTGGTCGGCGTCGGCGTCGGCGTAGACATCGGCATCGGCATCACAGCTCCCGGACGGCGAGCAACGGTTCCAGGCGGTCGTAGCCGCAGACCGGTCCGTCCAGACAGAGCATCAGCGGGCCGAGCTGGCAGCGGCCGCAGTGACCGAGGCCGCAGTGCATGTTGCGTTCCATGGACAGGTGGATGCGGTCGGCGAGTACGCCGGCGTCGACCAGGGCCCGTGCGGTCAGCCGCATCATGATCTCGGGTCCGCAGGTGAACGCGACGGTTCTGGCCGGATCGAAACGCACGTGCGGGAGGAGGGTGGTGACGACGCCGACCCGGCCGTCCCATCCGGGCCGCGCACCGTCGACGGTCACCAGGGCTTGGAGGTCGGTGCGGTCCTGCCAACCGGCCAGCTCCCGGCGGTAGAGGATGTCCGCGGGTGTACGGGTGCCGACGAGCACGACCACGTTGCCGTAGTCGGCGCGCCGTCGCAGGATCTGCCGGACGACCGGCCGCAGCGGCGCCAGCCCGAGCCCGCCCGCGACCACGACGACGTCCAGCCCGGCTGCGGCGCCTACCGGCCAGCCTCGCCCGAACGGGCCACGCACCCCGAGGACGTCGCCCGGGCGGGACGCGCAGATCGCTTCCGTCACCGCGCCGACCGCTCGGACGGTGTGCACAAGCGGGCTGTCGGTACCAGCCGCCACGGAGTCGTCGCCCGCCACGGAGTCGTCGCCCGCCACGGAGTCGTCGCCCGCCACGGAGTCGTCGCCCGCCACGGAGTCGTCGCCCATCGCCGGGTCGCAGCCCGTCACGGACAGGGGGACCTCGCCGACGCCGAAAGCGTAGACCATGGTGAACTGGCCGGGTGCGGCGATGATCGGAGCGTTGGAGAGCGGCGCGAGTTCCAGGGTCCACGTGTCACCCGTCTCCTGGTGGCGGCGGGTCACCCGGAACGGCCGAGGGGTCATCTCCCCGGCCGCGCCGTCAGCCCTGGCCCGGGTTTGCGTAGACATCGAGCAGCCGCAACCGGGTGGCCTGCAAGCGCTCGATGAGCACCTGCGCAAGGTGGGACAGCACGTCGTAGCCCAGCGCCGGGTCCTGGGAGAACTTCCCGCGTAGGCAGGCACCGTCGATGGCGGTGGCGCGGACCAGCGAGAGGGCACGGGCGTCGAAATGGAGCCGGTACGGCGGGAACAGCCAGGACCAGCCCACCACATTGCCGGCTCCGACGGTCTCGATGGGGACCAGACCCCGGGTCGGGACGAAGGTTTCGATCGCGACCGTGCCGTGCCGGATGACGTAGAGGGTGTCGGCCGGGTCGCCTTCCCGCAGGAGTACGTCGCCCGGGCGGAAGATGGCGTGCCGGGCACACCCGGCGAGGAGGGCGAGGTGGTCCGGGTGCATACCGGCGAAGACGCCGACCTCGCCGAGCGGTGCCTCAACCAACGTCATCGCCGGCCGCGGAGTTCGCTCGAATGGCGGTCAGTTCCTCGGTGACGTCGATGCCGACGGGACACCAGGTGATGCACCGTCCGCAGCCGACGCATCCGGACGTTCCGAACTGGTCGTGCCAGGTGCCGAACTTGTGGGTCAACCACTGGCGGTAGCGGGAGCGTCCGGAGGCACGGACGTTGCCGCCGTG
Coding sequences within:
- a CDS encoding oxidoreductase; translation: MSTPTPTPTSPARPRLAVWKFASCDGCQLTLLDCEDELLSLAGEIDVSYFLEASSATVDGPYDLSLVEGSVTTEQDVERIHQVRAASRRLVTIGACATAGGIQALRNFADVGDFLAAVYATPAYVSTLATSTPISTHVRVDFELQGCPINPRQLLEVISAFLARRRPNISSSAVCTECKRRGTVCVMVAHGTPCLGPVTHAGCGAICPAYHRGCYGCFGPMESPNTPALIRQLRVLGMNEDNVDRVFRTFNTAAPAFRDAPGEGSGSGETDARD
- a CDS encoding cyclic nucleotide-binding domain-containing protein, translated to MTLVEAPLGEVGVFAGMHPDHLALLAGCARHAIFRPGDVLLREGDPADTLYVIRHGTVAIETFVPTRGLVPIETVGAGNVVGWSWLFPPYRLHFDARALSLVRATAIDGACLRGKFSQDPALGYDVLSHLAQVLIERLQATRLRLLDVYANPGQG
- a CDS encoding FAD/NAD(P)-binding protein: MSTQTRARADGAAGEMTPRPFRVTRRHQETGDTWTLELAPLSNAPIIAAPGQFTMVYAFGVGEVPLSVTGCDPAMGDDSVAGDDSVAGDDSVAGDDSVAGDDSVAAGTDSPLVHTVRAVGAVTEAICASRPGDVLGVRGPFGRGWPVGAAAGLDVVVVAGGLGLAPLRPVVRQILRRRADYGNVVVLVGTRTPADILYRRELAGWQDRTDLQALVTVDGARPGWDGRVGVVTTLLPHVRFDPARTVAFTCGPEIMMRLTARALVDAGVLADRIHLSMERNMHCGLGHCGRCQLGPLMLCLDGPVCGYDRLEPLLAVREL